cacagtaatttactgcgttatacacATATAAaccagtaaaataatgcgttatgaCAAAgtaacgcattattttactgcgctatatcaCTGCACTATGTTGTCACCTCAGTTGTCATACAAAAAAACGTCataattcgaatcaaactttGGGTTTCATACAGCAAgtgttatataacgtaatttgacgaataactaccaaccacacaaaattccacacaaaattgagttactatgtcattttttgaccaatttagagatattagttgtgttatattgttcTCTCCAAGAGACATATTCGACGCAATGGGTAGGatatgggaattgggtgaagattttGAATACTCGAACAACCCGAACGAGAGATACAACCAACGTTACAACAATATGATGACAGAGGAGTGAAATTAGCGTGTTAGGGAGACTGCAGCACTGGAGCAAAATTTAGCGTCAGCAGGGcttaaatgcaaaaaaaaaagtgctatgttaatgcctcgtggaactccacaagaatttaattttgctcttaaccgttttcgcgaagagaacaatcggatgcaaatacatTCCCTTAAGGTAGAATATGGTGTACACGGTAGCACAAAATTTAGATCCAAgggggattcggactgtgagatgtccgatgaagattaatattttttaatataaaataagtaggtagggtcataaagaacccccccccccccccaaactagGGGTACATGGGGGTTTGCAAACTATATAAGTAACACTTTCTTTTGTGATTAGACTACAACGTAATTAATggcgagtagtagaaactcagcttggtctttactccttccaaaagaaccaaatagcagtgatgatgagagctcaaatcatagcagttttttgaGTGAAGCAAGtaatttcaaactagacgagctaaatccccaccttcttatacaACGTAATGAtaatttctgcagtgtgaaatattcagatccgcgggaatattattgcagtttatgccgagaatggtcacatcggcttgctgaatcagaacgtcttgttcgtgacttggaaaatctcaacgctccaatcccagcAAGGTACTccataaccatgcctcgagtaagtccagaaacttgcgagcttgctgtacaaaggattagaaaagaaaataatagaatgctggcaagacgatgtagattttacatgctaaagttggccgaaaaacaagcatcatcaaccggtggagaactaacatctactgaaaaaagatgtgtcttaagaaaccgccaatatttttctgtgGATGATATTGAagacttatattctgatgatgattaagaatgttgtgattttagttttaagtttaatttatgatgatgttgttattttgaagaatattagtatgtttagtttttcatcaactcaagggcatgaattgatgaatgtattttaagttttttctttttttgatgattgtatttttactACTTTCGGTTTATTATTAATGAACACCCTTAAATATTTTcataaagaacttaaagctaatgacaccaagtcttcaaacaaaaatggagttcaagcacttttcaaccactaaaacggcaatCCGAAGTTTAGCTTATCCTTGATgcattgagcctaccttattaatcgcataaaaataagtagggttctatataaaatgttgaaatttcggggtcccgaagcatgattaatctatggtcaaagtacgttaaaaagtgtaatgaaagAGGGATTAAcccaaagaaaaaagaaaaaaaaagaggtatCCTTTAGCggagtaaaatactgcgctaaagtacTTAACAGTGCCGTCACAGCTAGgggctttagcgcagtaaattactgcgctaaaggcagttttgtaacattttttttttgttggggtagtttggttcaaaagcacttttttggggtcattttggTTTCGGATTCTTTGATTTTTCTTAATACATTCCCAATGCAAAAATTATTGAATCGATTAATTTAAATTCCCATAACttattacttcctccgtcccaaaataaatGTCATTTTAGCAAAAATCACATCCGTTAAGAAATCTACAAATACAATATGGAGTTTACTCAACTATCCATTAAAGAGGGTTACTTCTTTAATACTAAGGGCATAACTGAAAACGTTTTCCaaatttttgtcttgaatttctaaggtgacacttattttggattttttttatgCTAATGTGACACTTAtttttgggacggaaggagtatcaTATTTTATACTAAAAGTGAAAAATTCCCATCTTCAAAGTTAGATTACAGTTTTGCTCCTGCTGTAAATTAAAGTGTATAATAAACAAAAACatctaatataaaaaaaattaactagTAATATTATAATTACATGAACGCTCAATCACATTCAAGAGCAGTAAGTTAGTTTTTGCATTGAATGAAATTCTAATTAAAAGGGATGAGTGAATAAGTTGCTCATAAGTTCTATTTTAATGCTCCGCATTCAATTCTCCCTAAACCTGTGCAGCTAAAttctaattaaataataatatttaaGTGTGAGTGGAAAAGAAGTTGAGCAATCCTTTTTAATCGGTAGTGTCACCATTAAAACAACTTGAGAAACGATGACTTGCGGGAAAAGTGAATAGAACTTCAAGATTGAAATGATGATTTTCTAAAGCTTTGATACCATATTAGAAAGATGCAATATATGAACGTTCAATCACATTCGGGAGCACTAAGTTATTTTCTGCATTGAATGAAATTCTAATTAAAAAGGTTGAGTGAATAAGAATCTCATAAGTCCTATTCTAATGCTCTGCATTCATTTTTCTCTAATTAAACGTGCGCAGCTAAATTCTAATTAAATatctaattaaataataatatttaaGTGTGAGAGAGAAAAAAGTTGAGCAGTCCTATTTCAATCGGTAGTGTCACCATTAAAACAACTTGAGAAACGATGACTTAAGAGAAAAATGAGCAGAACTTCAGGATCCAAATGATGATTttctaaagctctgataccatattAGAATGATGCAATAtaattagagttttttttttctcttcttataGGATGATGTATTTGTACACCGTAAACCTATATTTATACAATCTATTGAGCAAGAAAACATCTTTTTTCTGCTACGTGTAGCCTTCTAGTTTACAAAAAAATAAGAATCACTTATTAGGATTTTCTCCATTCGTAAGATCCAACTTCATAATTTTTGTTAACGGGTTGAAGGTCTTATTCATACTATATTGTCGCTCATTTGTCTTGTTACCAAATCAAAATTTCCTTAAAGCAAAGCATTAAATTATAATCTCGTTTATCACTTTTATTTTTTAGCTAATATAATTCAGGATGCCTATATGAATTTTATTACCAATATGAAAAGTAAAATTCTCAATGAGAAAGGCACGAGTAAGGAAGGTCAGACCTTATCTCATGATCCTTGTTTAATTTATTTAGTGGTTGATCGGTTGGTTAAAAAAAAGTGGAGAGAAATGCAGATGAAAATAGGTTTCTAGGCATGTAATATTGTAACTTCAACAAATAAATAtatcttatctttttttttcttgcagTAGTAGCATTACAAATTTACGATAACCACCTTTGTACTCTCTCAAGAAAATTGAATGtatttttttgtaaaaaattaaagggtagggtgggttttggggttaACATAACAAAAaacatgtattatatatatatatatatatatatatattttagtaaAAGGTAATCTTAAATACATATCAATTTCACATGAGTGACATGATTATTTTATTACACacatataatattttaaaaatatgaaaCTGCATAATTTTATGCGCTTCAAGTTTAGTTAGTATAACAGCCAAACTCGTCTCTTGttataatataaaatataattttgttACATAAAATATAAAAAGAGAGTTTGTATATCTGGATCGGTCGGACCTCATAATCGGACACGGGACATATAGGCTTTCTcatgtttggtatggaggaaaatatttttcaaaaagtatttttaattttttcatatttggttggtcaatttttttgaaaaatattgtcTCTATAAGAAAATGAGtttaaaataaagaaaatgacttCGTAGTAGGAAAGCCGTGAGAAATTTTCACTTTtctctggattttttttttcattttatttgaagtTCAGCGTTTAGCCATGAAaaatccaaatacaacttgaaattgtatttgaaattcGGAAAATTTATTCACTTTTAATATATTCAAACAACTAAATATTCTTTGCTAAAACtacaaccaaacacaactccatctttaaCTCtaatttcaaaattccaaataaaatgaaaaaaatttgATTTTCATGGTCAAACACCTGCTAAGTTatacaaataaaatttatattgaTTGTCTCCTCCACAACCTCCACCTCATCCCATCCCCACCCGTACCCATCCCACCACCTTTCCTAGTATTCGTCTATATTATATACAAGTacttttaaaaataatattttttgatTACGTACCAAacacacaaaaataaataaatattaattcACATATTTGACTCGTAAccagaaaatattattttaaaagtacTTGTATATAATATAGACATATTTAGATAAATAAATAATTCACATAGTTTTTTAGGAAacattttggaaaaaaaaaaaaaaacacacacacacccctgGAATATTTTTCTACCAAACACGCCCATAGTGAAAACAGTTTTGTCATGAAATTAGGGGAGGTTACCGTTATCATTTTATTACTACTAGTTACTAGTAAATAAAAATGAACATGATGAAGAGGAAGAGAGAAGATATGGAGATAGTGTGGCAAACACCCGCCAACCCACCCGAACGCCACGACTACATCTTCCGTAACGGTAATTCCTTTTTTCAGTTTTGATTCATATTCAACTAACATTTAACCTCTTCTCTTTTACTTTTGCAGGAATACGCTATGTCAAGCCTTACTACTTCGAATTCATCTCTCATGTACCcaccactactactactactctctctctctctcttcatttAATGGTTTGGCCAATTTTTAAAATGAATTTTGTTAAAACCCTAATTAAACCCTGTATTTGTATTCATTTTTCAGGTGAAGAATAGGTGGGCTGGGAAGACAGTTGTTGATCTCTTTTCTGATGAATTTAAAGGGAGACCTCGTGATTactatgtatgttgttgttgcattTCACGTTTCAGTATTTCCTTTTAGGCCTAATACATAGATAGACATCTCTAACTTGGCCTCAATTGACAACTAAACACTCCAACTTTGAGAATGCACATCTAGACATTTCAACTCGTTCCCTTCGTGGACACCCCAAAttttttggaggtgtctagatgatcattttataaGTTGTAGTGTTCAACTCTCACAATGGAGACGAGTTCAGGTGACTAGATGTGCATTCTCAAAGTTGGAGTGTTCAGTTGCTAGTTGAGTCTAAGTTAAGGTTTCTATCTATGTATTATGCCTTCCttttattttgtttgtttgtttgtttgtctgTTTTCTGATTTACTTTATATGCTGTCGAATATGCATGTGTCTGTCGTACTTGAATGGTTGCAATTGCGCTGATGTAATGGGTTTAATACATGCTTACATTTCTAGCAGACTTAACTGCGATTTTCGTTTTTTGAATAAGAAATTATATGAAGTCGAATTATGTGAGTGATGATAGCATATGTTTACAGTTTACCCTGCTCGTCGAGCACATTTTTAGTCATTTATGTAGCTAATGCCTCTTCGAATCCTGTGTATAGCTGATTTAGATGGTTTTGATTTATGCTAGGAATCTGCCATAAAGTCTGGACGTATACAAGTTGATGGACAAAACGTGCCTGTTTCATATGTAGTTCAGTCATCACAAAAGATTAGTCATTTCTTGCACAGGTTCGTACAGTTCAAGTTTTGGAATCAGACAATTGGTTTATCGACTCTATCCTTCTGCTTGGGTTCTTCTGTGTCAATCCTTTAATAGATTTTGGTTTTCTTGATTTAACGCATGTTAATGATAGATCTTAGACTCAGCATCTGCTTTGATATTTTATAATCATGTTCTGTTATGTAATttctaccttggtaggagtaaggtctgcgtacactctaccctccccagaccccacgttgtgggatttcactgggttgttgttgttgttgttgtatgttctGTTATGTAATTATGAGAGCATGACTTACAAAAGGCTGTAGGCATGAACCACCAGTGATGTCGTGGGATGTTGAAATACTATGTGAAGAACCAGATGTGCTGACAGTTTGCAAGCCTGCTTCTGTTCCTGTAAGCTAATCATGGTTTTATCTTTATATCTTTGCTTCTTGAGAAAGTGATATGCTAAGATTATTTGGAATATGTTAAGActtaagtggtcgtttggtaggagggatAGGATGGGATGGGATTATTAGTCCCATGGGATTAGAattatcccatgtttggttggtgggataacTCCTTTGTTATCCCACCCAATCCCATCTACATGGGATAAAAGGTGGGATAAGTAATCCCATATAGGAGGTGGGATAAATTATCCCATCTTATCCCACCCAATCCCATCTACATGAGATAACTTGTCCCtcctaccaaatgacccctaagaGTATTTGAAACTTTGAAAAAGAACCAATACTTACTGATGATGCTATAAATCTGGTCACCTTGAGTGGACAGATAATATAGTACAACCACACCAATGGTGTAGCCTGGTGGTCAATGAAGTGGTTGATAACCAGATAGTATAGGTGCATCCTTGTGGAAATGTTCTTTTATTCCCTCCAATATTTCAAGGACCTAGTACTTAACTTTTGTTTCAGAGTTGACACTTAACTTCATTCTCCATTTACATGCTACTTCCCATTTCCCGTTTACCATTTGATTGCATGCTTATGATCAATTCCTTTGGAGTACAGAAGGTTGTAGATTAACTAGATTCTCACCATGTCACAACCTTTCAAGGATCTAGTATCCATGTTTGTGTTGAATGGCTAACTCATTTCTGATGATAGCGCTATGATTTTTTGGCCTATAattgttgtttttttttccttGCTTCACCATTCATATGTATAATGTGAGCAATCTCTTCTCACTTGTAGGTGCATCCATGTGGACAATATCGCAAGAATACAGTCGTTGGTATACTACAAGCGGAGTATGGCCTGGCACCTTTATTTCGTATCCTCTCTCTCCCTAGCAGCAGCAGGGCATAACTTTTTGTCCTGTTCATAATGTCATCAAGTACTTCTTGCCACATTAAATATAGCTATTTGTTCTAGTCTTCTCTTGACTCTTATGGAAGCGGTTCATCGCCTAGATCGCTTGGTCTCAGGACTACTTATTTTGGCTAGGAGTGCTTCTAGGGCTGACCTCTTCAGGCAACAGGTATATTTTCTGTTCTTATGATTATATTGCAATGAATTGGACAATGACggaaataataaaaataagaGATCTTGAATGCATCACTGCTGTCTAACCACACCCATTTCTCCTTATTGTTTGTCAATATGTTGGCAGTATGAGACCAATCAGTTCCAAATATAACCAGATGTAGTAAGACTCCTACAACTGTGTGCTCAATTTCTTGTTAAGGGGTGTTAAAATGGTTCCTAAATTTTTGAAACTGATTGTTGACATATATGATAATGATACTCATACTAAATGCTTGATTTTAAATCCATATCTTGTGCTCCAGGAGATGAAATTAAGGGATCTTTTTTCTAGTTTTAATGAATAAGGAAGCATATTGCAGTATTATTCGGAGCGTGGCATTTGAAACCTCACTAGTCCAACTCAAATTTTAATTTGCTATCCGTGTCAGGAGGCTCTTGTTGAACCAATCTAATTCTTGTTTATAGATACTGTTAGCTCTTCTAAAATTCTCTTAAATAAGAGGTAGACTATCTTCCAATTAATGTTGGTTTTACTACATGGGAACTATTGTCTGCTTCCTAAAATTCTACAGCAGAAGTTCTTAAAGattattttttgatattttgGCATCAATATCTGAGCGGATGAAACAACTAGTGTATAATTGATGTATAGAGTTGATATTTGATCTACTAACTTATCTGGGGCAGGACATGCAACAACATTTTTGATTTTGGATTTAGACAGGTCATCTTTTTTTCTGTGGAAAGATTTAGATATGTTATCTCTTTCTTCATTTTTGATTGGTATGTTATCTTAATCTTCTCAAGCTATTTGAATAAATTATTAGTGATTTTTTGGGAATTGAAGGTATTCCAGTGAATAGCTTCCAACATTGAAAATACAGCATTCTTATGGTGTCGAAGTTAGCTTTGTCAGAAGTTTCTCGGTCTATACATATATTTTGCACCCAATTTCCATAGCTATAGATTAAATGGAGCATATGACTCTATAAGGTTTAAGGACATTGCTCGAGAGAAGTACCTTTGAGTTGCTTGTAGGAATTTTGGTGGCATTTCTTGAATTGATTTTCCTCTCCTGTTCTTGTTATTTGTCTCAGCTGCTAAACTTCACTGCACTTCTGCAAGTAGAACCTGTTCAGGTTAAAATTAATCCAATTCTAGTTATTTGGACAGTGATAGTCGCGCGGCCTAGATAGTTTGCAGTCAGTTGCAAATACTCATCCAGATAAATATATTACAGTTCTGAGAACATTTTCCATAACGTACAGCAGCTCTGATTGTGCATGATCCTTGATAGGAGCGTGCGGAGATCGAGTATCAGGGTAGATGGTTATTAGATTATCGCACGGATTCTTTTCCGTACTAGGAGTATTAGTATCTTTGTTACATTTGCTTATTCTTAGATCCCTATTACTACCTGATTGTTCCTTGACTCCGTTCTCTCATTATCTTGCTGTTATACCTGCCTATTATTACTGCTGCTTTTTCTTCTCTCCTTGAGCGGGGAGTCTATCggactaccctccccagaccccacctggtgggattatCCCTGGGTATGTTGTTGACTCTGATTTTTCAGAAGACTATCTACTGATTTCTTCATTTGCTGCTAAATTGATCTTTCAAATGGTTGGGGTGAAAGACTCTGTAAGCATATGTCAAGTTAAACCAATGTATTGCAGAATCAGAAATCAATATTTCCACCCAGTAAAGTAAACCAATGTTTTGCTTGATTCCATCCTTCGATTCCTCTAGGCTGGTCTGTGTTCTTTCTAATGTTAACTgaccacctttttctaaatcctTATTAAGTAAACCTTGTTTTTTTCCAGATAGAATCAGGGGCAGTGCAGAAACGGTATATTGCAAGAGTAATTGGAGTATTCCCAGATAAGCAGGTATTCATTGTAAAAGCCAGGCTGTTCATCTCACCGTTCATTCCGCTTTCGCGAGCATCCCCCCTTTAACTCTCTTTTAAACTCTTTCTCCCTCAAGATGACATTGTTTACTTTTTTTGACGTGTTTTTTCTACTTGCTTCTTTCCTTAGCAAGTTGTGAATGCTAATGTCAATTACAATGCTCGAGAAGGGAGGAGCACAGTTGAGGTAAGATATTTCCTTTCTAGTAAATTTGCTCTTTTATTAtaagccgagggtctttcagaaacagcctccctaccttccaaggtagaggtaaggacaggtatcctccccagaccccacattatgggatttcactgtgtatgttgttgtaCGATGTTGGTTGATTCAGCTCTTGCATAGAGCATGACTTGCACTATTGTATTGGAACCAGTACAAACATACCATTTACCCATCTGGAGAGAAGCTTCCTTTAGGACTCAAACCTTTCTTTTCGGCTGCAGAATGCTTGAGTATTGCACATATGATGGAGTAACCATTTAAAACTATTTCTCATTCAGAACCAAATGGTGACAGATATTATTAAAAGAGAAGTTATGTTTGGCCCCCTGACCCAACTTCCTGTTTGGTGGCTACAGATTGGACAGACAGAAGAAGGGATTTTAGTACCAGAAAAGTTAAGAAGAGAAGATTGTGTCtgcgctcccccccccccccccccccccacccctctGCCCCCGCCCCAAAGCAATTATTTGTATAGCACGAAATGATATGTCCAATTTTATGTACTATCCACAATATTAATCTGCCTAAGTTGCTTATTCCTACACATCGCTTTTCCACCAGTTTCTGTCACAGAGTCCAGGAAAATTAAAAGTTGAGACCAGAACAACATTTTAGAAGACAAAAATCCCATGTGTAGGTTTCTACGTTATATGaaccagtgttgtcaaaggcgcgcttaagccctgaagcgaggctcaaaacatgttgagcgcttcgcctcgctttatgtgtgcttcagtgtcatcatcaaggctctaagacatacttttccttgccaatgagcctctcttgaagagatgacactagataattgatatttccCTTTATCGTAGTgcttttacaatttctttgtccatatatttgttatcatgcttattattattagttctGGACTAAACATACATATATTTGTATTCTTGCCCCATcgcgccttttttcattaaagctcATGCTTTATTTGCGTTTTGCGCTTAAAGCCacagctgaccttagagcttttttacGCTTtttgcttttgataacactgataTGAACACACAACATCTGTTTCTCTTCTTAGCTTTTATGAGCTGTTATTTAATTCTGACTTCTGAGATTAGTTTTGCTTCTGTACTTGTTTCTATTTGAACTTTGCTTAGTCTTTTGGAGCCTAAATCAATTGATGATCTTATCTTGCAATATCTTTACCTCTGCATTTTGTTCCTACCAGCAGCAGCTCAGTTTCTACTGATGCAGCAGATATGCTGAACCACCAAAAGTTTGGTTGAGAAATGTGTTGGGTGCCCTTTTTTATTttgggtgggtgggggggggggggggggggaatgtgtCCTTTTTCATTGGGTGGGGAGATTATGTTCCAACTATCCACCTGTGGAGATCAAAATCTCAATGCGGGGTTGGCCGTAAAGcagcaataattttttttttgttggtaatTGTGTAGCTGAATATATTGATTTTTGATTGTGCTTTGGAGAGCAGATTTTGTTATGCGTGGCTTTCTGTTTCTTGTTTGATATTATTACTTGCTTAATCTTGGGCAAATCATACTAGTAGGTGGGGGACGACCAGGGAAATTGTACTGCTTCGCTGAAGGGGAAGACTGCCTGCACCAAATTTACAAGGATTAGTACCAATGGGAAGCACAGCATTGTTTTGTGTGAACCCGTCACTGGCAGGACACATCAGGTATTTAAAATGTGATTTTGACAATTTTCTCGTATCAATTATGTTCCCTTTATGCCCACTCTTCCCTCAACTAATACAAAGGAGAAACCTTTGTGCATTTTGTTGATCATCTCTTTGctctttatttatatattttttgagTTGAATAATCTTTTTGCTTGAGTAACATCTCTGTTTTTGTCATAACCCATAATTTGAGTGTAAATAGATTTCATTTTTTGTTAAATTGCATCTTCAAATGATTTATTCCTTTAAAATAAGGTTCCTTTTGTACTCGATTTTAATGGCCATTTCAAGGGAATGTGGTTTCTGGAATTTGTATTCGTGTTGCTTCGAGCAGTGGCATTGCTAGTGAAATTCTCTCTCTTTAAGGATAATCAGCTTGTTATACCTAACGAAATTTGCCTCGCAACAGATACGCGTGCATCTGCAATATACAGGTCATCCCATAGCCAATGATATGCTCTACTTGTCTGAATTCGTGTCTAGTCGCTCTGCTGAAGGATTGAGTGCGGATAGAGCTGCAGCAAGATCATGTTCTCCTCCAGAGCCCATGTCTCTTGAAAAAGGAATTAGTGATGCGGAAAATGACTCCGTTGAAGATTTTAGCATTGATCCTATGTGTACAAATTGTCCAAATCTTGCTCCGAAAGGGTAAGGATGGTCTCTGTATTGATTTATTCTTGACAGGTCTATTCTGGAGTGCACATTCAACCTTAGAGTTACTGTCAATACAGGTCGAGGGTCTATGGTGACCCTTAAATTCTGGCAAATGAACCTGTTAGTCCTCTTAACTATATTTGGATTCAAGGTGACCTTGTCCAATTGAAGCATAGCAAAATGCGTTAGGAGGGTACGTTCATTGTGAGTTTTTTTATTAACCGTAAAATACCTTGATGTCTGACAGCCAAGAGACCTCTTCCTTCTTAGCTATATCCAGGTTT
The nucleotide sequence above comes from Lycium barbarum isolate Lr01 chromosome 3, ASM1917538v2, whole genome shotgun sequence. Encoded proteins:
- the LOC132632296 gene encoding RNA pseudouridine synthase 7 isoform X1, translating into MNMMKRKREDMEIVWQTPANPPERHDYIFRNGIRYVKPYYFEFISHVKNRWAGKTVVDLFSDEFKGRPRDYYESAIKSGRIQVDGQNVPVSYVVQSSQKISHFLHRHEPPVMSWDVEILCEEPDVLTVCKPASVPVHPCGQYRKNTVVGILQAEYGLAPLFPICSSLLLTLMEAVHRLDRLVSGLLILARSASRADLFRQQIESGAVQKRYIARVIGVFPDKQQVVNANVNYNAREGRSTVEVGDDQGNCTASLKGKTACTKFTRISTNGKHSIVLCEPVTGRTHQIRVHLQYTGHPIANDMLYLSEFVSSRSAEGLSADRAAARSCSPPEPMSLEKGISDAENDSVEDFSIDPMCTNCPNLAPKGYEGNEEGLWLHCVKYSGPDWIYECPHPDWASL
- the LOC132632296 gene encoding RNA pseudouridine synthase 7 isoform X2, with the translated sequence MNMMKRKREDMEIVWQTPANPPERHDYIFRNGIRYVKPYYFEFISHVKNRWAGKTVVDLFSDEFKGRPRDYYESAIKSGRIQVDGQNVPVSYVVQSSQKISHFLHRHEPPVMSWDVEILCEEPDVLTVCKPASVPVHPCGQYRKNTVVGILQAEYGLAPLFPVHRLDRLVSGLLILARSASRADLFRQQIESGAVQKRYIARVIGVFPDKQQVVNANVNYNAREGRSTVEVGDDQGNCTASLKGKTACTKFTRISTNGKHSIVLCEPVTGRTHQIRVHLQYTGHPIANDMLYLSEFVSSRSAEGLSADRAAARSCSPPEPMSLEKGISDAENDSVEDFSIDPMCTNCPNLAPKGYEGNEEGLWLHCVKYSGPDWIYECPHPDWASL